In the Ammospiza caudacuta isolate bAmmCau1 chromosome 4, bAmmCau1.pri, whole genome shotgun sequence genome, CAGGACAAAGATGATTTCAAGCCACCTGTGCATAAACATGCTTAAGAGAAAGCTGAAAGCAATTTTAATTGTTTACATGAGTCAGGATTTCTCAGATATGGAAACTCCAACACAGAGAATTGCCAGTTTAGGGTTGTCTTGACTCATTTGTGTGGCCCAGTAGTCCTGTAATGAATTATGAGGAAGATGATTTTGATGCTTGATATGCTGAGTCATTCTGCTGAGATGTAGCATGGGAGGAACAGTATTTCATCTTCGTTCATGTTCCCCATGGAAGCTTCATCCAACAGTGCAGAATCATCCTTGCCAGTATTCCTTCCACTTCATAGTTTTTTCCCCTGTACATCTGTATTTATtgtcttctcttgctttctccCTAGAACTAATTTGGCCATGGTTTTTATTTGTCTGTCTTTGGTTTCCATCTAGCAGAGCCTGGACTTACAATGGGAGTCGAATTACAATTCTGGGAGTTTGAAAAGTCATTACAAAATACTTctgtaaaagtaattttttgtttgaGTAAGCTTTGGTCAATCTCTTACATCAGTAAATACAACATTTCAATCATTCTGAAAGTGAAATTAGGGAAAGTAGTAATGAGGGGACAGTCACAAGCTTTTTAGAATCCTAAATCTGAGCTTGTTAGTATTtaagttttgggggttttttaagcTGTTTAGTACAAATTCTTGTGAGGCATTGGTTTCTCAGTCACTGGCCAGAATCATTTTATACAGTGGGCTGGtcaaaagatttctttttaaaaatccagaagGGCTAAAAAATCCCTGAACTTCAACCACTTCCATCTTGGctgttttgaaaaatgtttgcaCAGAAACTCTCTAAGTTCTTTCTTGACTCATAAATGACTTCTGCTTGTGGcctttttggttgtttttaagGTAACTTTGTGAGAACCATTTTGCAGCCTGCCATAAGGTTATTGCAGAGTAGGGCTGCTGTCATTCCAACAGAAGAAGCAGAGAATGTTTTCCAgtgttctgcaggagctggattAGATGGTTCTCTTACAAACCTCCCAGCTGTTGAAGATGATTCTAAAGACAGGCCAGCCATTGCTCGTGAAACAAAGGATGTGGAAATGCCACACCAGGgagaaaatttggatttttccttCCTAATAGTAAATGATAAAGAAGGCAACAAGCAGCTTTTTGTGGATCTAGGTAAGTATAAGTGTTTTTAAACCCCTTTGGGATGCAACAAAGGTTAAGAATGAAATGTTGCTTTATCTTTGATTAATGTTGTCCCTATGGTCAGACTTTAAATACATGCTGAAACTGCCATCATAAGTGCTGTGCTTTAAAGGAGCCTTAGATTCATGGGTCTATGGAACTTCTTATATTACTACATTTAATTACTTTGTTCTGAAGTTTAAAGTAGTTCTTTCCACAcaagacaatttttttccccttaaggGCTTAGTGCTCCCATTTGATTGAAAGAGGATAGCATATATTGcatttttgttatttcagtTGAATTAGAAGCTGCTTAATAAAAGAAGAAGTCTTACAGGCTTGGCTTTCTGTATTCTTCTACATGTATGAATTGAGTCTTCTTTCCCTGTTTGGAATGGCAGCTGTTAGCTTTCAGTGATGAAATAATAGAAATTTTGGATTGGGCACTTCATGGCCCAGCTAGGCATAGCCTGTTCATGGTATTAAAATGTTACAAATCTCCAGGAGCATAACTCCCATAGTCAAACTAGAGTTTGAAAGTTCCATTCTTCTTTAACTCCATATCTGggttattttgctttttgccttATCTCAGGGAAATGAAAATAGCTTAGCACGCTTTTGCACAGCAGTGTGTTACACATTTCAGGACTTTACCTTGGGTTTTTTATTCAGACTCTTCTGAAGAACTTCCATTCCTTCAAATTCTTCTCATGGAATTCAGGATCACTTTTATTGTGGGCCTCTTCAGCATGTCTGATCTTTTGAAATGTAATCCCAAAGTTGGCTACAGTAGGCTTCTCTGTACTGAGTCAGAAAGGTTACTTTCACCTACTGTTCAAAATTCCTTCAAGCATATTTGTAAATGGAAtttaaatcaaaacaatttgtttcctttctcaCTTTTTAAGAATTTGATGTTAGTTTCCCATAATTAACCATCCTCAGTATTTATGTTATGCACATTGCCTCAGAATTGGAAAGCTAAAGTCAAAATTGCTGAACTACTGAATTATATCATGAGGCTGCAGTGACAGAAAGCTTTGTGATGTTCTTCTTGTATGAGCTCTGTAAGTGCTTTTCTCTTAATGAAAGTCAAATGCAATCTGCAAATAAAATTCACCTTCTCAATTAATTACTAGATGGATTATGCAATGTTAAGGTACTTgattgttgttttgttgtttgtttttgagaTTGGAATTAAGCTTTCCTTATACATGTCTCAGAAAAGCTGTGAAGAAGtccacagaaaacagaaaggtTGATTAAGTTCTTTCTGGTTAAAATAATTGTGCAGCTTTTTGGGCTCAGTTGTATTTCACAAAGTTATTGTGAAAGGACCAATTTGTTGTACTGAAAGGAAACTTTTAACAATTCTAATGTCAGAATGATTGAAATGCCTATGTAGAGGTGTTGAGCATTTGCCTTAATTATTCTGTAACATAAAAGTGTACTTGTGTGCATGATCTTGCTGTGTTGCATTTCTTCTATGGGATGTGAGCTAGTCAGTTTTTGTCCATTCATTAGACTCTTAGCTGGGCCTAAGGAAAATGGTTTAATTTACAAGTGCTCAGTATCTTAATTCCtagccagcactgctgtgttaagaaatatcttttttcctGTAGGAGTTTATACAAAGAATAGAAATTTCCGGCTGTATAAATCatcaaaagcaggaaaaaatgtgaTTCTGAAGATAGCAGAGGATAATAAGTTTATCCCCAACTGTGAAAAGGATGTTTTCTTGGAAGAagcatattttctttcctctttaaTCTGCAACATTGGGTAATTACTTAATTCCAGTCAAAtgtaaagtatttttaaatatctattTTAATGATAATTCTCCTGTAGCAGTTACAAACAACTATTATGAATAAGCAGTTATTCAATTAACATTGTTACAGTGTAATTTGGGAGTTCCCAGTAGAATTTCTtggttttgaagaaaaaaattttgtgGCAGTTATTTTGTTAAACCTGCCTTTAAATCTGTTACAGCCTCTGAATTGCCTCATTTCTCTATACACACTCAAAATGCCAAAACATAACCATTGTTAAGTTGGTCAGATTCTGTGTAGTTCTGGAAGCAAAACTTAACAGATTTCTAGTCAGTTAAATATGagaattctgaatatttttcgAAGTAAGATAAGAAATAAAAGGGtttctgtctgtgttttttTGCATACCAGATTTCCCATTTGATGCAGACCCCTCCATAGGCTGGGTACTTGTACAGACAATAATCAAGTTTTCTGTATCTAAATCTCTGATATGTCATACCTTATCTTAAAAAGATCCTAATCACTGCTGTAGCAGAAAGGTTAAAATagtattaatatatttattgaAAACATGTATTTGTTGTGACTTCAGGTTTTATATCCTGAAGTGTTCATTATGCTGAACTGATGCCAGTAAAGCACACAGTGTATTCTGATCACAGGCATCAGCTGAATCCACCATAAATACGGATGAGAAATTCTGCTGTGTTGAATTCAGACTTGTTATCATCTGGCTTCCAGTTAGCAATATGGCAGAGAAACAGTTAATTgtagagagagggaaaaaaaagaaaccttccAAAGGGTATATTTGCATCAATACTACATCTAGAGCACATCCTGCTGTAGGGGTGTGCACCAGCAGTTGCTAAATGGGTGGGTCCTGGGACTCTGGCCAGGAACCAAATgttgctgctggggaggaggaacCCCTGTCCTGTGGTGGGAGTCAGGGAAACTGCCAAGGCCAGAAGGCAAAGTGCTCCAGGAACAGGGAAAGGTGCACAGTGAATCACAGGCTGGTCAAGGTTGGCAGGGACCCCTGGGGGTCTCCTGGCTCATCCCTGGGCCCAGAGCTGTGTCATGTTCTACCCTGTGGGACGTTACAGGGAGTCATATTGTACTGTGTTATGCTGTAAGAATCTCACTCTTTGTATTCTCCCATTCCTTTAGAGCGAGTGATGACATAAAAGTTCTGTCATCAGGCTTttcagaggaggagagaaaaatgtcTGCTTTTTTAAACAGTAAAACTACCAGAAGCAGCAGAGGTACCTCAAGCCTTTTCTACTGCATAGAAAAAAATACTCTTAATGTAGATGTTGTGTGACTTGTACACCTGGTAATTTCTGGGAGGGCCTTTCTGCAGGAGGCAGAGTCCATCTGCGCTGAAGGATGCTCTGCAGCACCTGAATGCCACTGACCCTCCCTCCTGTACCACAGCTGTCTTGCTttgtcccagctccctctgcaccTTGGGCATGGGGGTAGCACTTTAAAGACATACAAGAAAGCAACAGTGGCTTTCTCCCTGGTTTTATTTAGGAGTGTGATGTGATTCATGTACATTTTCTGCCTGTGGTCTATAGAAAGTGTAAGTGTTCCAATGTCATATTACAGTGGGGAACCCTCTAACAGTGTGTGCTTGTGGCCTTTGGTTTTACAGATCCCATGGAAGGTTACCAGGGTTCGCCATATCCAGAAATTGATAATTTTGTTCGTTCCTTGGTTAATAAAGATGGGCTACAAGGAGGTAAAGAGACCACCTTACATTTACAAATGACTCTTCTGCAGCACTATTTCTAAAGAATTTaaagattttggtttttttcctcagggaTAAGACAATGGAGTTACTTCTCTCTCAAAGAACTACTTATTTATGATATTTATGGTTACCGTTGGTGTGAAAATATTGGAAGAGCTCACAAAAGTAACAATATAATGTACGTTCTTTAACTATTCAGTTTTAAacagctttatttattttcctgagcAACTGTTATTCTCTAGAAATGCTGAAAAAACTCTTATGGATAGAATCAGCAACTGTTACAACTTCTGCTGTCTTGCTCTGTGGGGATACAAtgttttaattacaaaaaaaaccccacaaaaccaaagaaactaTTTATGCCCTCCCAAAGTTTACTTTGTGATAACTGGACTTTTATTTCCACTAATTCTTTGCAGTAATCTTCATGGTATTTAAAATATGGGCCCAAAGATGCTAACATAAAAGTCAGAGTATAATTAAAGCTATTAAACAATACTATGTTTTGATACTTCCCAGCTAGGAagctgaaaaatgagaaagcaAGCAGattgcttttaaattaatttacagCACTTCTTAAATTACATTCTTACATTATTAAAATGACTCTATCATTTTAACAATTGAGAATTGCTATTTTAGAATGGTAATTCCTGCCACATGAATCAAGATGAGTTGCTAGTTACTCTACAAGGACTCAGGCTTCCTATAGTTTTAGCAAAATAGATTATTAGATTATTATTAGATTATATTAGAATTACGGTATATAATtagtataaatattttaacttagaaataattttatgtaaCAGTTAAAATCACTGAAACATAAGGAATGTGTTTCTGAGAAACAAAGATattcaaaaaaccccacagctggATGAACTTGCTGTTTCTCAAGTGAGTTGCTTGAAGTTTGGTGTTTCTAAAGCACAGTTGAAAAAGCTGGATGGCCTATCAGCTGACAAAAAATAGTGATTTCATGTGGCTTTTATAATTTCATTATctgtaacagcagcagcagcagcaacaaaatcTTATCTTACAGTCAAGTCCTTCCTATATGCTAATCTTAATTTGATGACTTTCTCTCCAAGCTTAATGTAATGACATTGACTAAATTTCACTTTCAGATGTTAGtcttaaaaatttatttcttcaaaCTTAAAAAATCTGAAGTTTACTAAAAATTGTACAAAACAAGTACATATTAAGTATGCCAAGACTATGAAAgcaatgtccctagctgaggaCAAACAAAACCTGTTCATTTAGTGTTAGAGTTTCCTACCATATGAATTCACTTCCTTTATGTACTGAtactaaaaaacaaaataatttccttcttaGGATTCTGGTAGATCTAAAGAATGAAGTCTGGTATCAAAAGTGTCACGATCCTGTCTGCAGAGAACAAAACTTCAAATCACAAAGTATGTAGCCTGTGATCTCAATTATACTTCATACATTTTGGAATGTTAACTTTAATGAATGTCTTATATTTGATTTAGGTTTCCCATTGCCACCTGGGATATGCCTCCCGTCTCTTTTCAAAGAGGTACGTTTTTGTCCTGGTGAGATGCTCAAGTTCTTGTTAGGCTCTGGAGCCCTCCCAGTCTATTGGGAGAGCCCTGCACATTGTTCCAGTGGTATAGAAGaggttcccagagcagctgtgctggtgtggtAGCTCCATATATTCATTTTTAAGTTCTGCAGCAATGCTAAGTTACTGGAATTGTCTGACTTCCCCTGGGACTCAAGACTTTCTGTTCTGATGTGAGCAGCAGTTCCCAATGTCTAAGCCACAAGGTTGCTCCAGGTGCAGAACAGAGAAACTACCCAAGTTTAGCTGTGCTGTGCATGTCTGACTTCATGCAAAATAGAACAGAACTGGTTCTGGAACACTGGAGTCAGTCAGAGCCAAATGAAGGCAGCGACCCTCATTTCTGAAATTCATTTATCTCCACTGTCGTGTACTAAAGCAGCACACTTCCCAGACAGGCAGAATATTTAAACTGACCTGATCCTGCACCTAGACTCTAGGTGAACTCCCTGAACAGACAAGTTTTTTCCAGTGCTTAGGCAATAACAATTGGTATTTTTTCAACTTTTAAATTTAACTATACAGCTCTAAATATCATACAGCAGAATGGCACCTTAAGCTCTACTCAGGCAGCTCATCAATAGCTATTCATTTTCAGAAAGTGTCATTTAACTGTATTTTCAGGTCCTGACAGTATCTTTGAACAGACACTTAAGTTAGTCTTAACCTTGTATTATTTTATGAAGCTGTATTCAACAGGCTACTTGTAGGGTGCTAGAAAAACAGTGGATTTCTACTCCTATTAAAATAGGCTTCC is a window encoding:
- the PRIMPOL gene encoding DNA-directed primase/polymerase protein isoform X3, whose amino-acid sequence is MHCYEVIPEKEACKLYFDLEFYKQANPDADGKSMVMKLIELVSQKLKEFYDVNCSSEDVLNLDSSTDEKFSRHLIFLPQKTVFKDNTHIGNFVRTILQPAIRLLQSRAAVIPTEEAENVFQCSAGAGLDGSLTNLPAVEDDSKDRPAIARETKDVEMPHQGENLDFSFLIVNDKEGNKQLFVDLGVYTKNRNFRLYKSSKAGKNVILKIAEDNKFIPNCEKDVFLEEAYFLSSLICNIGASDDIKVLSSGFSEEERKMSAFLNSKTTRSSRDPMEGYQGSPYPEIDNFVRSLVNKDGLQGGIRQWSYFSLKELLIYDIYGYRWCENIGRAHKSNNIMILVDLKNEVWYQKCHDPVCREQNFKSQSFPLPPGICLPSLFKEEEESMLMDDRGHTEGKVPPHSLVSDLSKSSVSPETSCSQDFLLSDSEWENTSDDACFLEAAEDVELAEAADDSLNYGMEEIPDEVLLEALGKEDLHAKEGS
- the PRIMPOL gene encoding DNA-directed primase/polymerase protein isoform X2; amino-acid sequence: MKRKWQERLKKVEELASHYERNPLPTVYRPRLSKPSMPSSVWKIFSRQAEAFNYVKACEEDVHVFALEKNTQSGQRFYLVTTYEELWFYYTQGCKTSLMHCYEVIPEKEACKLYFDLEFYKQANPDADGKSMVMKLIELVSQKLKEFYDVNCSSEDVLNLDSSTDEKFSRHLIFLPQKTVFKDNTHIGNFVRTILQPAIRLLQSRAAVIPTEEAENVFQCSAGAGLDGSLTNLPAVEDDSKDRPAIARETKDVEMPHQGENLDFSFLIVNDKEGNKQLFVDLGVYTKNRNFRLYKSSKAGKNVILKIAEDNKFIPNCEKDVFLEEAYFLSSLICNIGASDDIKVLSSGFSEEERKMSAFLNSKTTRSSRDPMEGYQGSPYPEIDNFVRSLVNKDGLQGGIRQWSYFSLKELLIYDIYGYRWCENIGRAHKSNNIMILVDLKNEVWYQKCHDPVCREQNFKSQSFPLPPGICLPSLFKEEEESMLMDDRGHTEGKVPPHSLVSDLSKSSVSPETSCSQDFLLSDSEWENTSDDACFLEAAEDVELAEAADDSLNYGMEEIPDEVLLEALGKEDLHAKEGS